A single genomic interval of Rhea pennata isolate bPtePen1 chromosome 5, bPtePen1.pri, whole genome shotgun sequence harbors:
- the EXD2 gene encoding exonuclease 3'-5' domain-containing protein 2 isoform X2, translating to MASSSGLCILVRLPRLVAGGQPIPKTLLDIMADSTVLKVGVGCWEDACKLLQDYGFPVKGSVDLRNLAMRQQKDLLHNCLSLKSLAEKVLNYPLDKSSHVRCSNWEAEELTQDQVLYAAKDAQVSVALFLHLLGLAFLPATSEGEKSVAAWEEALHRCQGLVDIPFRGRRSGSAGEEKSGEVGSPQKMKNRKSTANSQPSGSQQARDPRRQKRKPLGVGYSARKSPLYDNCFLHAPDGQPLCTCDRKKAQWYLDKGIGELVSTDPFVVKLQFEPSGRPESQVDYYLTVKENLCVVCGKRESYIRKNIVPHEYRRHFPIQMKDHNSHDVLLLCTSCHAISNYYDNHLKQQLAEEFSAPIGSEEGVRLLEDPLRRQVRSGARALLNADSLPDPRRAELLQGIKDYFNTEAVTPEMLQEAAGLETRICNENFMPHGLKVVQCFAKGGLRSLMQLERRWRQHFLDSMQPKYLPEQWSVDHNHGKLIRKYGEDLQIELS from the exons ATGGCTTCTTCCAGCGGTCTTTGCATTCTTGTTCGGTTGCCCAGGCTTGTTGCCGGTGGACAGCCTATCCCAAAGACTCTCTTGGACATCATGGCAGATAGTACTGTTTTGAAAGTTGGGGTAGGATGCTGGGAAGATGCTTGCAAGTTACTTCAGGATTACGGCTTTCCGGTCAAAGGGAGTGTGGATCTACGAAATTTAGCCATGAGACAACA GAAGGATCTGCTTCACAACTGCCTTAGCCTTAAGTCTTTAGCTGAAAAAGTCCTGAACTACCCACTTGACAAGTCTTCTCACGTGCGTTGCAGCAACTGGGAGGCAGAAGAACTGACACAAGATCAG GTCCTCTATGCTGCTAAGGATGCCCAGGTCTCAGTGGCTCTGTTCCTCCATTTATTGGGACTTGCCTTCCTGCCTGCTACATCTGAAGGTGAAAAATCTGTTGCTGCTTGGGAAGAAGCACTGCATAGGTGCCAGGGCTTGGTGGATATCCCATTTAGAGGAAGAAGGAGCGGCAGcgcaggagaagagaagagtgGAGAGGTAGGCTCcccacagaaaatgaagaatcgGAAATCTACCGCGAACAGCCAGCCTTCTGGCAGTCAGCAAGCGAGGGATCCTCGGAGGCAGAAGCGAAAGCCTCTAGGTGTAGGATATTCTGCAAG AAAATCTCCGCTGTATGACAACTGTTTCCTGCATGCACCAGATGGACAGCCTCTCTGCACCTGTGATCGCAAGAAGGCTCAGTGGTATCTGGACAAGGGGATTGGAG AGTTGGTTAGCACAGACCCATTTGTTGTGAAGCTGCAGTTTGAGCCTTCAGGACGTCCCGAGTCTCAAGTTGATTATTATCTGACTGTCAAGGAGAACCTGTGTGTTGTGTGCGGCAAGCGAGAGTCCTACATCCG GAAGAACATTGTTCCTCACGAATACCGGAGACACTTTCCCATCCAGATGAAGGACCACAACTCCCATGATGTGCTCTTGCTCTGCACATCATGCCATGCCATCTCCAATTACTATGACAACCATCTCAAGCAGCAGCTAGCTGAGGAGTTCAGTGCCCCCATTGGCTCCGAGGAAGGGGTGCGTCTGCTGGAGGATCCCCTGCGCAGGCAGGTGCGCTCAGGGGCCCGAGCCTTGCTGAATGCAGACAGCCTACCTGACCCCCGAAGGGCAGAACTTCTGCAAGGCATTAAGGACTACTTTAACACAGAGGCAGTGACCCCAGAGATGCTCCAAGAAGCAGCTGGTCTGGAAACCAG GATTTGCAATGAGAACTTTATGCCACATGGGCTGAAGGTGGTGCAGTGTTTTGCTAAAGGAGGCCTGCGCTCCCTCATGCAGTTGGAAAGACGCTGGCGGCAGCATTTCTTGGACAGCATGCAGCCCAAATATCTCCCAGAGCAGTGGTCAGTGGACCATAATCACGGGAAGCTGATTCGGAAGTATGGGGAGGATCTTCAGATTGAGCTGTCATGA